The DNA segment TTGGTAGTACTAGGTGCCAGCCATGTAACAATCCATTTTGGAGCGTGACAATAACCTCCAATACGATAAATAGAACAAACCCATATTGAGAACCACCAACACTGTGGTCTTAATTGTACAACTTTGGTGTGATATCTTTGAACAGTGGATTCACGTAGAGCATTTAGCCACCATATGAACATGGACCATGGCATTATAGGATGGATTATCAAAGTCTCCTTTAGCTGGACAGGTTCAAAAAAAAAGTCAAGCGGGAAGGGGTGCCTCGTAAAAACCAAGAACCAACTTCAGGAAACTATAATCTAATGATAAAATTATAAGTAATCAAAATTCCAAGATAGTGAGCAAAATAAGTACTAACTAATTTTCACACACTCACTTTCCTTTGTCCTATCTTGTGTGTATTAATTTGCTGACTGTTTCTACTGTCCCAACCATCTACATTATCGTCAACATCCACGAGAATAACACCATCAGTATCATCATCATACATTCCCATATCAATGTCATCCTCACCCTCCAAATCGTCTTCCTCATAGTCATCAAAATCATCCATGTCCTCTTCATTTTCATCATCCATACCAGCACGCAAGGTATGGAGCTCAGGAGGAGGAGGACAATCCTCGGTTTCTGCCTTGTCCTGCTTCATCACTAGATGTCGTATGACTCTCTCATCTTTGTCAAGCATGCTCTTGAAATCGTTAATCCATTTGGCTTCCAactcaaaattcatcaaaatgtAATGAGCTCGTGATGCTTTCTGAATCTTGTATGCCAGTCTACGCATACCCCAGTCACTGAATCTCCacaactttcctttcttctctttcaaaaattctgcatgtttataaAAATGTCAGAAGTTTCAGGTTATTTTAGTCACCACGTAGAAAACAGAAATGTAAATCACAGGGAAAAAGTGATGATGTTTAGGAAACTAAAAGCTATCATTTTTTAGAGAATAGGGGATCAAGAGAGCAGAACTGTGGTTGTTGCATCATGTGGTAGATTGGAACCACTTCTGAAATACTAGCTTTTGACATGATTTCCACCATTCTCATCTCTTTCCAAAAGGGAATGAAGTGTTATATAAGTTTAACAAAAGAACTTGGTAAACACACTATCACATTTGACAACACACAGCAAAAACCGAACTTTTGTAGAACAAATAGATGGTTGATATATGAAAAAGGGACGGCTAACCTTGAATTTTCGTGTTCACACTCTCGACCTCGTCTGCACGATCCTCATGAATCAGAAATACCACTTCATAGTGTCTCACTGCACACAGGGAAGTCAATAGATCATTTCAACTATAAATTGATAGGAAAAGAATGGAGACATAACAATAGATTTCAAGCTAATTTTGCTGCACTCTTTCAATTCCATTTAGTGAGTTAATCAACATGTACAAGCAATATTAGCAAGAATTCATGAGACCTGGCAAGCTACTTTAATCTGATACAATCTTATATTTTAGCTTCCAACGACCAAGAATCTGGTGTCAACTTCTCAACTATAAAGAGGGTGGTCTATAATCTTACAGGTGAGTCTTCAAGAAAAGTAGGCGACAGATTCCCGAAGCTCATTCATAGATAGGTGGAACTTGGAAGAAACAAAACATTAAATACCTGAGCCAATAACAGATTCTAGCCATTGGCAGCTCAGCACTCCTTAgctcagttgaacaaaacacaaTCTAAAGCATCTCCTTCTACTTGCACTAACAAGCAACACAGATATTATTGTGCAGATGACATGTTGCACAGAATCCAAAATGCTAATTCACAACACATTTCCCATCCACTGAGTAATCTATGAGTATTCCACCTTTCGTCCTATATTCTATCAATCAATCAAATAAGTCTCAAATTCAGAAGTAATTGGAATTAGTGGTATGaatcatctatatatacttcGTAATATTTGGACAGTTTCATAAAGATACTGGTCACCAAAAGTAGAAGGTTCTCCAAACTCACACTTACCTCTGCCCAAACCTAATCTAATTGTAACCATAACACATTTCCCAACAATGAATCACAACTATTTGGTATCCCTTATATGGATTCTTTGCTTCCACCATCCTTCCTAGAAGAAGAAATGCAGAAAGAAAAGAAGACAACATATCCAGCTACTATCTATAAGTTTAAGCATTTTTCTATTTTAGATATGAAGCTCATACTTACTCTGTTCCACATTCAGATCACTCTCCAGCTGCAGATTTAGAGCCTCAAAAAGTTCCTCTGCAAATTAGACCCAAAGTTTAGTGACGTCAGCCTCTAAAGAATGAAAAGTATTCACATAATAAGATATCAATGGGCAACGTGTCATTCGTAACCAAATAATGACTTACTCTCTTCAGCATCTGCAAACTCAGGTAGAAGTCTACCGTCTTCTTGGACCTTCCTCTGCAAAATTTTAAAAGTGCATTTTCAAAGTGAAAGggttcaaatcaaatcaaaactcaTATACATAAGCAAAAGAAAATTGGACTTATGTCCTGCCCTTAACCGCCAACTAGTCCACTGGTGTACCCACtaagattatcattattgttttcttttcaaaatttttaagGAAATCGTAATATGTTTGAAAGCGTTCTCAATTCGTTTTCCTCTGAAAAATTGAATAAATTGCAATATTCAAAGGGttcaaattacataaaaattcATACATATAAGCAAGAAAAATTTAAACATGTGCAACCATTACCACAAACTAGTCCACTGCTGTAACCCCAATAAAAAGTCAATCTTTtccatatttttattcttttttctcaATCTTTTTAAGGAAATAAGTAACAATTTTGAAATGGGCGAGGCTCAAAGATTGTTCAGAATTCCGGACAAACAAACCAAAATTACATATGGGTGTAAATTAAAACTATAATTAATATACAAAATTTGCTCAAGCaagaatgtttttttttaaaaattctaattacttgggggggggggggagggggagattATGAGTAAGGAAGTAACCTCTCTAAGGAGCACAGCTTCAGGAAAAGGACCAGTGGCTTCATCGGGTTTAGGAACAAAGCTATGGGAATcagatttcttcttcttcttcttgtttgaTGCTGAAGAAACAACTGAGGTCCTAAGTTTCTGTGAGGATGGGTTCTTGTGGAGAAAATATAGGAAGAAAGAAGAGTGCCCATTTGCTGAAGAAATGGAAGGATAACATTTAGAGAAAGGAGAGGAGGAGCTGAGCAAATTTCCGATATCAGGGGAAAAGGTAAGAAGAAGGGAGTCCATTTTTTTTTGATAAGAAAACAATCGTAGAGAGGATAGGGTTTTCAGGAATTAAACTGAATGCTAAACACCAAATTTATCTATATGATACCTTTAATTCATCCTCCTTTTtaaaatcctttttcttttatcttggACGGGAATACTATCGGCGAATGAAAAAAAGTAGCGAAGACGTGAGAATGGTTTTTTGATGAGATTTGAACCCGGCACCTAAGtgtttgtttacccgaaaaatcggataacgttaaatttatgtatggttctaaggatacgtgataccctttgatacaaatcgtatagaGAGATAGCAATACGAATATTCTTGACTATGACAGTGAGAATAATAAATcagaaaaaatgaataaaatgaagtaaaacaaGTACAAGAagatatcttttgttccagtgtATTCAGTGTGTTTGTCCATAGCTTACAAGTAtccccttttatagtagagggtcactactttatttataacaaaaaataataaaataaagcatatagtggaggacccatgataaTTTGTCTCTTCCtcattcccgccaagattctctctcttggtgcggttgcaacggctcttgtctgtgagctcgatactggctcgaactcgttactgggtcgagcccttcggtcttggctcgagttcgaccttcgggaTGGGCGTCGCGCATTTTCGACCTCGAAGCAATACCTTGCGGATCGAtttggtcacgggctcgataaggttatcgagccgactcctcgagcagccttcggactcgaggctcgttagtactgtcttcggagctcactcccaaaattccacttcgagttcttaccacttgaactcgatcgaacgtaggaaggccgaaatctatttcgaccatatacagatagtcctctcgtTTCTCACGAAGGATGCGGTGAGAATCGATATGATTTTCGACGGTTCGATCGGGTTATAAGCTGACGTTTTAACAGGGATCGATTATGACGTATatgatagctgtcccatcgatttagtctttcaaggtatttaatgcttgTCAGATGGCGGTCGACCACCTCTCATATTGAACCGTCATGATGCgagcctataaataacccttccatctaacatttaccacttttacgCATTCACTCCCCCAAATTTTCTTATCTTTTCTCTCTATCTCGTCGCTTGCAGAGCCATCTACACCAGAGTTTTGGTGTCGTCAAtttttcactttcctttgcctttcttCCTCTCATATCAATGGCCAAAACTTTGAAAACTGTACCTCAGAAtgagaaagcttcttcttcacggcCGTCCGGCGACAAGGCGCCGATGGAGCCGTCCACCTATGACTATGTTCCCGGACCGTGTACTTtgaagatcgattttaaggttgagaatcctTCATCTGTTCCTGGTCGATACGAGCAcgtgtcgatgtacatgtgctctATAGTGGAGGGTCATCTCGAGGCCGTtaggaaagactgcaactggggttccgaggttgtgttgcaaattccatcCCCCGAAGAGAGCGTCATCACCCATGTGGAGGagttttaagtgtttacacttatccctttacattgggtcccgtcgacccggtgatcattaatttttgcaaaagatatcaagtcaccctcggtcaaattcatccctctCTATGGCGTATAGTAATCCTACTTCGCTTCTTCTCCATCAAAGCCGGGGGGCTGGATTTTTTCCTGAATCACCTCATacgattgtatcggcctcaaatctttcgaggactaatcagaattcatcgtcgggcatcgaaggctttgatgtcgagcatcgatgaagacacggatcggggttggatgggccgttatattcgggtgaggacccgtgaccttattccggaagagaagatgtcgttccccgaggaatggaatttcgaccgtaagtggTTCTTATAAGACGTTGCTTTTCGTATCTTTTCCCTATTTTTTCTGATGTCTTTCTCTGATATATAGCTTCctcttggatgccacaagcggtgcccgacctcgaggattgggttcggaagttagcctcgacttcctcttatgccgaacgcgcttggcgtgatttggcaaaaggtagatgggaggccaagaatcatggtaaggttTTACTTCTCGTTTCCTTCGAAGTGTTCTTTGCGCTCCATTCGTTACCGATTTCCTTTCAT comes from the Nicotiana tabacum cultivar K326 chromosome 14, ASM71507v2, whole genome shotgun sequence genome and includes:
- the LOC107764056 gene encoding protein REGULATOR OF FATTY ACID COMPOSITION 3, chloroplastic gives rise to the protein MDSLLLTFSPDIGNLLSSSSPFSKCYPSISSANGHSSFFLYFLHKNPSSQKLRTSVVSSASNKKKKKKSDSHSFVPKPDEATGPFPEAVLLRERKVQEDGRLLPEFADAEEKELFEALNLQLESDLNVEQMRHYEVVFLIHEDRADEVESVNTKIQEFLKEKKGKLWRFSDWGMRRLAYKIQKASRAHYILMNFELEAKWINDFKSMLDKDERVIRHLVMKQDKAETEDCPPPPELHTLRAGMDDENEEDMDDFDDYEEDDLEGEDDIDMGMYDDDTDGVILVDVDDNVDGWDSRNSQQINTHKIGQRKVSV